A region from the Simiduia sp. 21SJ11W-1 genome encodes:
- a CDS encoding tlde1 domain-containing protein, with protein MIKDMTFNGRQLIWPGKGTFKATSGLPEHQMPKHQCVKDFGPIPEGNYKVFIADQGTAKDDGTGRCAISPAWGIQTIPRGEAAKYCEPYWANWGFNRARMEPADNATKNRCAPIFRNGFYLHDSTKGYSHGCIEVEGRIFRMLREYNRTSNKSTLLINVTYTPGVSTNGGTKR; from the coding sequence GTGATTAAAGATATGACATTTAACGGCAGACAACTCATTTGGCCGGGTAAGGGAACGTTTAAGGCGACCTCTGGACTGCCAGAACACCAAATGCCCAAGCACCAGTGCGTTAAAGATTTTGGCCCCATTCCGGAAGGCAACTACAAGGTGTTCATTGCTGACCAGGGTACCGCCAAGGATGATGGAACGGGGCGCTGTGCCATTTCTCCAGCATGGGGTATTCAAACTATCCCACGCGGTGAAGCCGCCAAATACTGTGAACCGTATTGGGCCAACTGGGGGTTTAATCGCGCTCGCATGGAACCTGCTGATAACGCCACCAAAAATCGCTGCGCACCCATTTTTAGGAACGGCTTCTATTTACACGATTCAACGAAGGGTTATAGTCACGGCTGCATTGAAGTGGAAGGGCGCATTTTCCGCATGCTGCGTGAATACAATCGAACTTCCAACAAAAGCACATTACTCATCAATGTGACCTACACACCAGGAGTGTCTACCAATGGCGGCACCAAACGTTAA
- a CDS encoding DUF2195 family protein: MAAPNVKWLAIPLLASCGQLSVANPLTIENNLASCLTVEKATLQRVEGYAIANLSFKLTQSTAACGCKSRLNDYTVVAQYADWQRVVMQGKVALNDKGQQSIPVSADYALVENQPLTMTIGCAEAD, from the coding sequence ATGGCGGCACCAAACGTTAAGTGGTTAGCGATACCACTGCTCGCTTCATGTGGCCAACTTTCAGTAGCCAACCCGCTAACGATTGAAAATAACTTGGCGTCTTGCCTAACCGTTGAAAAGGCTACGCTCCAGCGCGTGGAGGGTTACGCCATAGCAAATCTAAGCTTCAAACTTACCCAATCCACTGCCGCCTGCGGATGTAAATCAAGATTAAATGACTACACCGTGGTGGCTCAGTACGCAGACTGGCAGCGTGTGGTCATGCAGGGTAAAGTTGCGCTAAATGACAAAGGCCAGCAAAGTATTCCTGTAAGTGCAGACTACGCATTGGTTGAAAACCAGCCGCTTACGATGACTATTGGCTGTGCCGAAGCGGACTAA
- a CDS encoding CHASE domain-containing protein, giving the protein MQLVYILLAAGAYYLAGRLGLLLAIPPGFASAVWPAAGIGLACALLLSRQAACAGAAIGSFFLNLGVISQGFTEVNAAMLPLPTAIATGAAIQVWVGHGLYLRLIGTHLCIDTPRQIGSFLALISPLGCLVGASVGTTGLLFKGFIEPSQLGFTWFTWWLGDTIGVMLFAPLLLTLAAKDTRLTPLRRVSIATPIAVIFTAVTLLFVWSSGNRAEQDAKYIDTESAEIFEDAEARLQIASNLLNAFDAALADAGNLTQAQFDQMASILLTEADWVKAVSWVPIVPQSERKAFEELMQRHTHENFTLVEIGGAQALVPASEQHTYYPVQFIYPQQGNERAIGLNLGANGSRLKALENAHALRRPVATEPIQLVQSEQTVPAMILYKPIYQRALEQVSAQHPIFSRTKLHGYISGVFTFPKLFGDLFESAAHKQLSVSLEDLTEPAKPQILITNSEPALAGYTPLTYATHFGERVYRFTFTPSNAFASSAKDWSSWNILTFGFLLAALFQGFILLLTGHTKSVEAEVARQTKLLQHAKEQAESASRAKTRFLANMSHELRTPLHAVTGLLAMSLKTPLNAQQQHYLNKAQVAASALVALINQTIDYSKIEAGKLSLKHEAFSIKTLLHRVHTIFTVEAEAKGISLSFHLPQQVPEHFIGDSLRIEQVLTNLLGNAVKFTEQGRVDFSLSIELDETPHTCAKLAFEITDTGIGISQENTETLFEAFQQGDSSNTRKFGGTGLGLSICKKLAETMQGSLAISSQAGQGTCARFSIALPVENPEATVNLQLTPSQTKSALAQLPEIDATFLQGHSVLIVEDIEINQEIARFMLEDHGAEVCVANNGREALDILSNKPGFDLILMDIQMPEMDGLEATRRIRELNDVNHIPIVAMTANAIKGDIHDCMAAGMNAHVAKPIDEQDLMTKIHQCLLGNRASNANA; this is encoded by the coding sequence ATGCAGCTTGTTTACATACTATTGGCCGCAGGGGCCTATTACCTTGCGGGCCGCTTGGGGCTGCTTTTGGCGATACCCCCAGGCTTTGCTTCGGCCGTGTGGCCCGCAGCCGGTATTGGCCTTGCCTGCGCACTGCTGCTTTCGCGCCAAGCGGCCTGCGCGGGCGCCGCTATTGGCTCGTTTTTTCTCAACCTTGGGGTTATAAGCCAGGGGTTTACCGAGGTGAACGCCGCGATGCTGCCACTGCCCACGGCCATCGCAACCGGAGCCGCCATTCAGGTGTGGGTTGGGCACGGGCTTTACCTTCGCCTTATAGGCACACACCTGTGCATAGATACCCCACGCCAGATTGGCAGCTTTCTTGCCCTTATCAGCCCTCTCGGATGCCTTGTGGGGGCAAGCGTGGGTACCACAGGCTTACTCTTCAAGGGCTTTATAGAACCCAGCCAGCTGGGCTTCACCTGGTTTACCTGGTGGCTGGGCGACACCATAGGGGTCATGCTTTTTGCCCCATTGCTGCTTACCCTTGCCGCCAAAGATACACGCCTAACCCCGCTGCGGCGGGTGAGTATTGCCACACCCATTGCGGTTATTTTTACTGCCGTTACGTTGCTGTTTGTGTGGTCTAGCGGCAATCGTGCAGAGCAAGACGCAAAATATATCGACACAGAAAGCGCAGAAATCTTTGAAGATGCCGAGGCGCGCCTGCAAATTGCCTCGAACCTGTTAAATGCGTTTGATGCAGCTCTGGCCGATGCCGGCAATCTGACCCAGGCACAGTTTGACCAGATGGCGAGCATTTTGCTCACTGAGGCAGACTGGGTAAAAGCTGTCAGCTGGGTACCTATTGTGCCCCAATCTGAACGCAAGGCGTTTGAAGAGTTGATGCAGAGGCACACCCATGAAAATTTTACACTGGTAGAAATTGGCGGCGCCCAAGCGCTGGTACCTGCCTCAGAACAACATACCTATTACCCCGTGCAGTTTATCTACCCCCAACAGGGCAACGAGCGCGCCATTGGCTTGAACCTTGGCGCAAACGGCTCACGGTTAAAAGCACTCGAAAACGCCCATGCGCTGCGCAGGCCTGTTGCCACAGAACCCATTCAGCTGGTGCAATCTGAGCAAACGGTACCGGCGATGATTTTATACAAGCCCATTTATCAACGGGCGCTAGAACAGGTAAGCGCCCAACATCCCATATTCAGCCGCACAAAACTGCACGGTTACATTAGCGGCGTTTTTACCTTCCCAAAACTGTTTGGCGATTTGTTTGAAAGTGCTGCCCACAAGCAGTTAAGCGTATCTCTGGAAGACCTAACAGAACCAGCCAAGCCCCAAATACTTATTACCAATAGCGAGCCCGCGCTGGCGGGCTATACCCCGCTCACCTACGCCACTCATTTTGGTGAGCGGGTATACCGGTTTACCTTCACACCCAGCAACGCCTTTGCCAGCTCGGCTAAAGATTGGTCTAGCTGGAACATTCTCACCTTCGGTTTTCTACTTGCGGCCCTGTTCCAGGGCTTTATTCTTCTACTTACCGGGCATACCAAATCCGTAGAAGCGGAAGTTGCCCGGCAAACCAAATTGCTACAGCACGCAAAAGAACAAGCAGAAAGCGCGAGCAGGGCCAAAACCCGATTTTTAGCCAACATGAGCCATGAGTTGCGTACGCCATTGCATGCAGTAACCGGGCTTTTGGCCATGAGTTTGAAAACACCCCTGAACGCCCAGCAACAACACTACCTTAACAAGGCGCAGGTGGCAGCCAGCGCGTTGGTGGCTTTGATCAACCAAACCATAGACTACTCAAAAATCGAAGCCGGCAAACTTAGCCTGAAACACGAAGCGTTTAGCATTAAAACCCTGCTGCACCGGGTGCACACTATTTTTACCGTTGAGGCAGAGGCCAAAGGCATAAGCCTAAGCTTTCATCTGCCACAACAGGTGCCAGAGCACTTTATTGGCGATTCTCTTAGAATTGAACAGGTGCTAACCAACCTGCTGGGAAATGCCGTTAAATTTACCGAACAAGGCAGGGTAGATTTTTCACTTTCTATTGAGCTTGATGAAACGCCACACACCTGTGCAAAGCTGGCATTTGAAATAACCGATACCGGCATTGGTATTTCACAGGAGAATACCGAAACCCTGTTTGAAGCATTTCAGCAAGGTGATAGCAGCAATACACGCAAGTTTGGCGGCACAGGGCTAGGCCTGAGCATTTGCAAAAAGCTGGCAGAAACCATGCAGGGCAGCCTTGCCATCAGCAGCCAAGCCGGCCAGGGCACTTGCGCGCGGTTTTCAATCGCTTTGCCCGTAGAAAACCCAGAGGCAACCGTTAACCTGCAACTCACGCCCAGCCAAACCAAGAGTGCACTGGCACAATTACCCGAAATAGATGCAACCTTCTTGCAGGGGCACTCGGTATTAATTGTTGAAGACATTGAGATTAATCAAGAGATTGCACGCTTCATGCTAGAAGACCACGGCGCAGAGGTATGCGTGGCAAACAACGGCCGGGAAGCCCTTGATATTCTAAGTAACAAGCCGGGGTTTGATTTGATTCTTATGGATATTCAAATGCCGGAAATGGACGGGCTGGAAGCAACGCGTAGAATTCGCGAATTAAATGATGTAAATCACATACCCATAGTAGCGATGACAGCAAACGCCATTAAAGGTGACATACACGACTGCATGGCGGCGGGCATGAATGCACATGTTGCCAAACCCATAGATGAACAAGACCTGATGACCAAAATTCACCAATGCCTGTTGGGCAATCGCGCGAGTAACGCCAACGCCTAG
- a CDS encoding ABC transporter substrate-binding protein has translation MKRAKLSLQPILLGLPLWWAALPALGQGPVAHMAEAGPQVQAVTVGMGNFEPYFIAESQSGVFADIIRATFARIPNYEPAFVFGHSNKGLWASFEAGRLDSVANILEAMPFEACKSEPAFRFRDVAITLADSRFAISSVSDLSGKSIVTFEGAVTYFGESFAAVVEEGRYQEVNKPSLQAKMLYGGRYQVSAGDMFIFLHARKALRARGQGTADVVFHEIFPALETRMGFKDEALCKAFDVALAELKASGEYEAIYERHLNRLLKSGADH, from the coding sequence ATGAAACGAGCCAAGTTGTCGTTACAACCAATTTTACTGGGCCTGCCCTTGTGGTGGGCGGCCTTACCCGCGCTGGGCCAAGGGCCAGTGGCCCATATGGCAGAGGCTGGGCCTCAGGTTCAGGCTGTTACCGTGGGCATGGGCAATTTTGAGCCCTATTTCATCGCAGAGAGCCAGTCGGGCGTATTTGCCGACATCATTCGCGCAACCTTCGCCAGAATTCCCAACTACGAGCCGGCTTTTGTGTTCGGCCACAGCAATAAAGGCCTGTGGGCAAGCTTCGAGGCCGGCCGCCTTGATTCAGTGGCGAACATTCTTGAAGCCATGCCCTTTGAGGCCTGCAAGAGCGAGCCTGCGTTCCGGTTTCGCGATGTGGCAATCACCCTTGCCGATAGCCGTTTTGCCATCAGCAGTGTGAGTGATCTGAGCGGCAAGAGCATTGTGACCTTTGAAGGGGCGGTAACCTATTTTGGTGAAAGTTTTGCGGCGGTGGTAGAAGAGGGCCGTTATCAGGAGGTTAACAAGCCAAGCCTGCAGGCCAAAATGCTATACGGTGGCCGCTACCAGGTAAGCGCGGGCGACATGTTTATCTTCCTGCATGCGCGCAAGGCTTTGCGCGCGCGGGGGCAGGGCACTGCCGATGTGGTGTTCCATGAAATATTTCCGGCGCTTGAAACCCGTATGGGCTTTAAAGACGAGGCGTTGTGTAAAGCGTTTGACGTAGCCTTGGCTGAGCTCAAGGCCTCGGGTGAGTATGAGGCAATATACGAGCGCCATTTGAATCGCTTGCTAAAAAGCGGGGCAGATCACTAG
- a CDS encoding tRNA (adenine(22)-N(1))-methyltransferase TrmK has protein sequence MTIELSRRLSALTRIIERQHARVHYQILWDCCCDHGLLGRHFLAQASIERVHFVDRVSDITARLSPMLREFGPSRYQLLTQDAATLTLDTESQHLIVIAGIGGELATHILQTLVENNPHAQVDFLLCPNNAIFNLRDYLAAGPFNLLHEQLIRERKWFYEAILVSKGVATTPVSVTGEFWNEGNKDHVDYMQRLVGHLHSLTKSKTPENAKARLNAYNLCFK, from the coding sequence ATGACTATTGAACTTAGTAGACGCCTAAGCGCCCTCACCCGAATCATTGAGCGGCAGCATGCGCGTGTTCACTACCAAATACTATGGGATTGCTGCTGCGATCACGGCTTGCTTGGCCGCCATTTTCTTGCACAAGCATCTATTGAAAGGGTGCATTTTGTAGACAGGGTTTCAGACATCACGGCACGCCTTTCGCCAATGCTTCGCGAATTTGGCCCAAGCCGCTACCAGCTACTTACACAGGATGCCGCAACACTGACGCTCGACACTGAATCACAGCATTTGATTGTAATTGCAGGTATTGGTGGCGAACTGGCCACCCACATCCTTCAAACCCTGGTAGAGAACAATCCGCACGCCCAAGTGGACTTTCTGCTGTGCCCGAACAACGCAATTTTTAACCTGAGAGATTACCTGGCAGCAGGCCCTTTCAACCTGCTACACGAGCAGCTAATCAGAGAGCGCAAGTGGTTCTATGAAGCCATACTGGTAAGCAAAGGAGTCGCAACCACGCCGGTATCAGTCACCGGTGAATTTTGGAATGAGGGCAATAAAGATCATGTGGATTACATGCAACGCTTGGTTGGGCACCTGCATTCTCTAACGAAATCCAAAACGCCAGAGAATGCGAAAGCAAGGCTGAACGCCTACAACCTGTGCTTCAAATAA
- a CDS encoding thioesterase domain-containing protein, protein MKPPADVAHTLNHFFDEHLPLTGFMGLRLASYDGHTLVLKAPLAPNINDKSTAFGGSLYNAAVMACWGFAYLKTQEAGIVCNQVVAEGHIKYLAPVKGDITAICKTPGSDALAQFFEAFHSRGKASITLQASIACGGSEAVTFEGRYAILRCTS, encoded by the coding sequence ATGAAGCCACCTGCCGACGTTGCCCACACACTGAATCACTTTTTTGATGAACACCTGCCGCTCACGGGCTTTATGGGTTTGCGGCTTGCAAGTTACGACGGCCACACACTGGTGCTCAAAGCCCCCTTGGCCCCCAACATTAACGATAAATCCACAGCCTTCGGCGGCAGCTTATACAATGCAGCCGTTATGGCCTGCTGGGGCTTTGCCTACCTCAAAACGCAAGAGGCGGGTATTGTATGTAATCAGGTGGTGGCAGAGGGCCACATCAAATATTTGGCACCGGTAAAAGGGGATATTACGGCCATTTGCAAAACACCCGGTAGCGATGCGCTCGCGCAATTTTTTGAAGCCTTTCATTCACGGGGTAAAGCCAGTATTACCCTTCAGGCCAGCATCGCTTGTGGCGGTAGTGAGGCGGTAACATTTGAAGGGCGCTACGCGATTTTGCGGTGTACCTCATAA
- the meaB gene encoding methylmalonyl Co-A mutase-associated GTPase MeaB: protein MIDIEQLKQGNRRALAKAITLVESKLERHRIEAQQLLETLLPDTGKSLRIGISGIPGVGKSTFIEAFGKYIIGLGKKVAVLAVDPSSPVRGGSILGDKTRMEELSRDPNAYIRPSPSEGALGGVAQKTRETMLLCEAAGYDVILVETVGVGQSEYEVAAMVDFFLVLMLPNAGDELQGIKRGIMELADALVINKADGESVNLAARTQQHYQNAFHLIRHGDFWTPRVETCSALNKAGINSVWDMIASYQKLAEACGAFEGKRAKQNAQWMKKLIHQLLEQRLKENPQVQKRMGELHQAVVENTTTPLLAAKTIVDLL, encoded by the coding sequence ATGATTGATATCGAGCAGTTAAAGCAGGGCAACCGGCGCGCGCTGGCTAAAGCCATCACTTTGGTGGAAAGCAAGCTGGAGCGGCACCGCATTGAAGCGCAGCAACTGCTTGAAACCCTGCTGCCCGATACCGGCAAGAGCCTGCGCATTGGCATTAGCGGCATTCCCGGGGTGGGTAAATCCACATTTATAGAAGCCTTTGGCAAGTACATTATCGGGCTGGGTAAAAAAGTGGCGGTGCTGGCGGTAGACCCTTCCTCACCGGTGCGCGGTGGCAGTATTTTGGGCGATAAAACCCGCATGGAAGAACTCTCCCGCGACCCAAACGCTTATATTCGCCCTTCGCCCTCGGAAGGTGCGCTAGGCGGCGTTGCCCAAAAAACCCGTGAAACAATGCTCTTGTGTGAAGCCGCAGGTTACGATGTAATTTTGGTAGAAACCGTGGGCGTGGGGCAGTCGGAATATGAAGTGGCCGCCATGGTGGATTTCTTTTTGGTATTAATGCTCCCTAATGCCGGCGATGAATTGCAAGGCATCAAGCGCGGCATTATGGAGCTTGCCGATGCACTGGTAATTAACAAGGCCGATGGTGAGAGTGTAAATTTGGCCGCACGCACCCAACAACACTACCAAAACGCCTTTCATTTAATTCGCCACGGCGACTTCTGGACGCCCCGTGTAGAAACCTGTTCGGCCTTGAATAAGGCCGGCATAAACAGCGTGTGGGATATGATTGCCAGTTATCAAAAATTGGCCGAAGCGTGTGGTGCCTTTGAAGGCAAGCGTGCCAAACAAAATGCCCAATGGATGAAAAAGCTGATTCACCAGTTGCTTGAGCAGCGCCTGAAAGAAAATCCACAGGTGCAAAAGCGCATGGGTGAACTTCACCAGGCGGTAGTTGAAAACACTACCACGCCCTTGTTAGCCGCAAAGACCATTGTGGATTTGCTCTAG
- the scpA gene encoding methylmalonyl-CoA mutase, with translation MTEKKYTLAEWEALATKQLKGLTPQDLTWHTPEGIHIKPLYTRADLDKLPYADTLPGLAPYVRGPQATMYAGRPWTIRQYAGFSTAEESNAFYRKNLKAGAQGVSVAFDLATHRGYDSDHPRVAGDVGKAGVAIDSVEDMKILFDGIPLDKVSVSMTMNGAVLPILANYIVAAEEQGVGQDKLAGTIQNDILKEFMVRNTYIYPPAPSMKIIGDIIGYTSQHMPKFNSISISGYHIQEAGADAALELAYTLSDGREYVRTALAAGLDVDAFAPRLSFFWGISMNFYMEIAKLRAGRLLWHKIMAEFKPQNPKSSMLRTHSQTSGWSLTEQDPYNNVIRTTIEAMAAVFGGTQSLHTNALDEAVALPTEFSARIARNTQIIIQEETGITQVVDPWGGSYMMETLTQEIADKAWELIEEIEENGGMAKAIEAGLPKLRIEESAAKKQARIDRGEDVIVGVNKYVLDEEEDLEILDIDNVAVRESQIKRINQVRGSRNNAAVQQALADITAAAKTGQGNLLDLSVKAARLRATVGEISDAMEEVFGRYNAQARTISGVYGASYENDPEWTAIKSDIEAFEQTEGRRPRMLVCKMGQDGHDRGAKVIATAFADVGFDIDLSPMFSTPEEVARQAVENDVHVVGVSSQAAGHKTLIPELIAELEKQGATDIIVVAGGVIPKQDYPFLEQAGVKGIFGPGTKIPVSARQVLEAIKAARN, from the coding sequence ATGACAGAAAAGAAATATACCCTGGCTGAATGGGAAGCCCTGGCAACCAAGCAGTTGAAAGGCTTAACGCCCCAAGACCTTACCTGGCATACGCCGGAGGGCATTCACATCAAGCCGCTTTATACCCGGGCCGATCTGGATAAGCTGCCCTATGCCGATACGCTGCCGGGCCTTGCACCCTACGTGCGTGGCCCGCAGGCCACCATGTACGCAGGCCGCCCCTGGACCATTCGCCAATACGCTGGCTTTTCAACGGCCGAAGAATCCAACGCGTTTTACCGTAAAAACCTGAAAGCCGGTGCGCAGGGTGTGTCTGTGGCTTTTGATCTGGCCACGCACCGTGGTTACGATTCAGATCACCCGCGGGTAGCCGGTGATGTAGGTAAAGCCGGTGTGGCCATCGATTCCGTGGAAGACATGAAGATTCTGTTCGATGGCATTCCTCTGGATAAAGTTTCTGTTTCCATGACCATGAACGGCGCCGTACTGCCAATTTTGGCAAACTACATAGTGGCGGCAGAAGAGCAGGGTGTGGGGCAAGATAAGCTTGCCGGCACCATTCAGAACGACATTCTGAAAGAATTCATGGTGCGCAATACGTATATTTACCCGCCTGCGCCTTCCATGAAAATTATCGGCGACATTATTGGCTACACAAGCCAGCACATGCCCAAATTCAACTCCATTTCCATTTCCGGGTATCACATACAGGAAGCCGGTGCCGATGCGGCGCTTGAGCTTGCCTATACGCTTTCTGATGGCCGTGAGTATGTGCGCACGGCGCTGGCTGCGGGCCTGGATGTAGATGCCTTTGCCCCGCGGCTGTCGTTTTTCTGGGGTATTTCCATGAACTTCTACATGGAAATCGCGAAGCTTCGCGCCGGCCGTTTGCTGTGGCATAAAATCATGGCAGAGTTCAAGCCGCAGAACCCCAAGTCATCTATGCTGCGCACCCACAGCCAAACTTCCGGCTGGTCGCTTACCGAGCAAGACCCATACAACAATGTGATTCGCACAACCATTGAGGCGATGGCCGCGGTGTTTGGCGGCACCCAGTCGCTGCACACCAACGCGCTGGATGAAGCCGTAGCACTGCCTACGGAATTCTCGGCCCGCATTGCCCGCAACACCCAAATTATTATTCAGGAAGAAACCGGCATTACCCAAGTGGTAGACCCATGGGGCGGTTCCTACATGATGGAAACCCTGACCCAGGAAATTGCCGATAAAGCCTGGGAGCTGATTGAAGAAATTGAAGAAAACGGCGGCATGGCCAAAGCCATTGAGGCGGGCCTGCCGAAATTGCGCATTGAAGAATCTGCCGCCAAAAAGCAGGCCCGCATTGACCGTGGTGAAGACGTGATTGTGGGCGTGAATAAATATGTGCTCGATGAAGAGGAAGATCTGGAAATTCTTGATATCGATAACGTGGCCGTGCGTGAATCGCAGATCAAGCGCATCAATCAGGTGCGTGGCAGCCGCAACAATGCCGCCGTGCAGCAGGCGCTGGCCGACATTACTGCAGCCGCCAAAACCGGGCAGGGTAATCTGTTAGACTTGTCGGTAAAAGCGGCAAGGCTCAGGGCCACGGTGGGAGAAATATCAGACGCGATGGAAGAAGTATTCGGGCGGTACAATGCACAGGCGCGCACCATCTCCGGTGTGTATGGCGCCTCATACGAGAATGACCCTGAGTGGACCGCCATCAAATCCGACATTGAAGCCTTCGAGCAAACCGAGGGCCGGCGCCCGCGTATGTTGGTGTGTAAAATGGGCCAAGACGGCCACGACCGCGGCGCCAAGGTGATTGCCACAGCCTTTGCCGATGTGGGTTTTGATATTGATTTATCGCCCATGTTTTCAACACCTGAAGAAGTGGCGCGCCAGGCAGTGGAGAACGATGTACACGTGGTAGGCGTATCATCCCAGGCGGCCGGCCACAAAACCCTGATTCCCGAGCTGATTGCCGAGCTTGAAAAACAAGGCGCTACAGACATCATAGTGGTGGCCGGCGGTGTGATTCCCAAGCAGGATTATCCCTTCCTTGAGCAGGCAGGTGTTAAGGGCATTTTTGGCCCGGGCACAAAAATTCCCGTGTCTGCCCGCCAGGTATTGGAAGCCATTAAAGCCGCCCGCAATTAG
- the mce gene encoding methylmalonyl-CoA epimerase codes for MITALDHIAIAVPDLEKSIKRFMEDFGLPYNGREDVASAKTSTAFFPLPETQIELVHPLNGEGPIAGFLEKRGAGLHHLCFRTDDIEADVARLKGKGYQFLSEAPSMGAHNCKVIFIHPKSCDGVLIELSQPMGEH; via the coding sequence ATGATAACTGCACTCGATCACATCGCCATTGCCGTGCCCGATTTGGAGAAATCCATCAAGCGGTTTATGGAGGATTTTGGCCTGCCCTATAACGGCCGTGAAGACGTTGCCAGTGCGAAAACCAGCACCGCGTTTTTCCCGTTGCCGGAAACGCAAATCGAACTGGTACACCCCTTAAACGGTGAAGGCCCCATTGCGGGGTTTCTGGAAAAGCGCGGTGCAGGCTTGCACCATTTGTGCTTTCGTACAGACGACATAGAGGCAGACGTTGCGCGGCTAAAAGGCAAGGGTTACCAGTTTTTATCGGAGGCGCCCTCCATGGGCGCGCACAATTGCAAGGTGATTTTTATTCACCCCAAAAGCTGTGACGGCGTGTTGATTGAATTGAGCCAGCCCATGGGCGAGCACTGA